The stretch of DNA CGCCGGGCAGCTCCTTGCGGTCGGCCACGCGCACGTAGGGCGCGGCGACCTTGGTGTGGTCCAGGTTGAAGGACTCGACGTTCATCCTCGGCGCGTTCTGCTCACTCGTGTCGCTCATGGGGTCAGCCTACGGGGCCGGAACCAGGCAGGATGGGGGCATGACTCCACTGGCACGCATCGTCGCGGGGCCCGACGACGCCCCCACCCTGGTCCTTCTCCACGGCATCACCGGCTCCGCGGTCTCCCTGGCCGAGGCGATCGACCACTGGGTGGCGCGCGGCTACCGGGTCGTCGCGGTCGACGCCCGCGGGCACGGCCTGTCCCCACGCTGGGAGCCGGCCCAGCTCGAGCGGGCCGGGGAGGTCCTCGTGGAGGACCTCATCGCCGTCCTGGAGGACCTTGCCACCGCCTCACGCGGCCGGGCCGCGCTGGGGCTGCTGACACCGCCCGCCCCGGTCGTCATCGGCCACTCGATGGGTGCCGCCACCGCCATGGTCGCCGCCGGGCGCCGCCCCGACCTGGTCACCGGCGTCGTCCTGGAGGACCCGGCCCGCTTCGGCACCCGCGGCCCGCGCGAGCTCTTGGCTCGCGGTGCCGCCCGGGAGCGGGCCCGTGCCGCCGAGGCCGACGACCTGCCGTCCGCCGTCGGTCGCGCTCTGGAGACCATGCCCGACGTCGAGGCCCTCCCGGGCGTATGGGCCTCCCAGCGCACCGATCCGGCCCTGCTGCTCTCCGGCGTCGTCACCCCTGAGGTCCCCTGGGACGAGGCGATGGCTGCGCTCGAGGTCCCCGCGCTGCTGCTGACCGGCGACCGGCCCGGCAGTGCACGTGTGGGCCGCGAGGGTCTGGAGGGCGCCGCTCGCAACCCCCACGTCACCCCGGTGCTCGTCCCCGAAGCCGGCCACCAGGTGCGCCGCAGTGACCCGGAGGCCTTCTACCGCGCTGTCGACGAGTGGCTGACCGGGCTCATGCCGGTGGGATGAGACCGCAGGAACCTCGGAGGAACGCCGCAAGAGCGCCTGAGAGCCGGAAGAGACGGAGAACTCCCGCGGCGCGCAGGGGCTGCGCCGCCGGCCCACCATGC from Actinomyces sp. Marseille-P3109 encodes:
- a CDS encoding alpha/beta fold hydrolase, with protein sequence MTPLARIVAGPDDAPTLVLLHGITGSAVSLAEAIDHWVARGYRVVAVDARGHGLSPRWEPAQLERAGEVLVEDLIAVLEDLATASRGRAALGLLTPPAPVVIGHSMGAATAMVAAGRRPDLVTGVVLEDPARFGTRGPRELLARGAARERARAAEADDLPSAVGRALETMPDVEALPGVWASQRTDPALLLSGVVTPEVPWDEAMAALEVPALLLTGDRPGSARVGREGLEGAARNPHVTPVLVPEAGHQVRRSDPEAFYRAVDEWLTGLMPVG